One part of the Polyangiaceae bacterium genome encodes these proteins:
- a CDS encoding YjbQ family protein, with product MKTATDYLYFETKNRRELVNITDRVAAFVQSSGIREGMVLVSAMHITAGVFVNDHEPGLWEDIWQWLEHLAPRREDYKHHRTGEDNGDAHLKSLLVHHEVIVPITKGKLDLGTWQQIFYAEFDGQRRKRMILKAMGTE from the coding sequence ATGAAAACCGCCACCGACTACCTCTATTTCGAAACCAAAAACCGCCGCGAGCTCGTCAATATCACCGACCGTGTCGCTGCATTCGTCCAATCGAGCGGCATACGAGAAGGCATGGTGCTCGTCTCCGCCATGCACATCACGGCCGGCGTGTTCGTGAACGACCACGAACCGGGCCTATGGGAAGATATTTGGCAATGGCTCGAGCATCTTGCTCCGAGGCGCGAGGACTACAAACACCATCGCACGGGCGAAGACAATGGCGATGCGCACCTGAAATCATTGCTCGTGCACCACGAAGTCATCGTGCCCATCACCAAGGGAAAACTCGATTTGGGTACGTGGCAACAAATATTTTACGCAGAATTCGACGGACAACGCCGAAAACGAATGATCCTGAAAGCCATGGGCACCGAATGA
- a CDS encoding carotenoid 1,2-hydratase → MAPSGYAWWYLDALSDDGQHGLTIIGLVGSVFSPFYAASRRKGRTNPLAHCSMNVAVYGPKRNAWAFTERGGMDVRRYRTALVIGPSSMEWENDVFTVRFEEKTAPLPGRISGTVRIHPVTLGEDKPFVLDEKGRHRWGPIAPIARAEVELRRPGNIRWNGLAYVDTNAGSEPLEDGFSSWNWCRTTTKDRMIVTYDAFRRSGSRHIIQHAFHANGETNSVEPLVERSLARTRWGLSRSMRVDPRSSARLVRTLEDTPFYSRSEVVGSYVGQYARGVHESLSLDRWKSRIVQFMLPYRMRREAR, encoded by the coding sequence ATTGCGCCGAGCGGTTATGCGTGGTGGTATCTAGATGCTCTCTCCGACGATGGGCAGCATGGTTTGACCATCATTGGTCTCGTGGGCAGCGTCTTTTCCCCCTTCTATGCTGCGTCTCGGCGCAAGGGGCGCACAAATCCGCTCGCTCATTGCTCGATGAACGTCGCCGTTTACGGTCCCAAACGGAATGCTTGGGCATTTACCGAACGCGGCGGTATGGACGTTCGTCGTTATCGCACGGCGCTCGTCATCGGCCCAAGCTCGATGGAGTGGGAAAACGACGTATTCACCGTTCGTTTCGAAGAAAAAACCGCGCCGCTTCCCGGACGCATTTCAGGCACGGTCCGCATTCATCCCGTCACGCTCGGCGAGGACAAACCGTTTGTCTTGGATGAAAAAGGTCGCCACCGTTGGGGTCCCATCGCCCCCATTGCGCGTGCCGAAGTCGAGCTTCGACGACCTGGGAACATTCGCTGGAACGGCCTCGCGTACGTCGACACCAATGCCGGCAGCGAACCGCTCGAAGACGGATTCTCCAGTTGGAATTGGTGCCGCACCACCACCAAAGATCGCATGATCGTCACCTACGACGCGTTTCGCCGCAGCGGCAGCCGCCACATCATTCAGCACGCATTTCACGCGAACGGCGAAACCAATAGCGTCGAACCGCTCGTCGAGCGATCCCTTGCCCGCACGCGCTGGGGTTTGTCTCGGTCGATGCGCGTCGACCCTCGTTCTTCGGCCCGCTTGGTCCGCACTTTGGAAGATACGCCGTTTTATTCGCGTTCGGAAGTGGTCGGTTCGTACGTGGGGCAATATGCCCGCGGCGTCCACGAATCTCTGTCGCTCGACCGCTGGAAAAGCCGTATCGTTCAGTTCATGCTGCCATATCGCATGCGTCGCGAAGCCCGCTGA
- the hppD gene encoding 4-hydroxyphenylpyruvate dioxygenase, with amino-acid sequence MANVESLGIKRIEALHYYVRDLERSRKFYVEKLDFQEIAHSSAALEQAARQRSVVFQAGECMIVCSAPMGEGGRAARYLRKHPDGVGTLIFEVEDIERAFRLLDGRGGTPIDAIVRDRDANGEFASFSITTPFGDTTFRFVERKGYRALFPGAEHYASPTGGKNRLGFTHFDHVTSNFQTMAPALLWMEHVLGFERFWDIQFHTDDVAKGGDHGSGLRSAVMWDPRSGVKFANNEPYRPYFKSSQINIFNEEHRGDGVQHVALAVTDIVSAVREMRNRGVQFMPTPGTYYDMLPQRLRSLGVEKIDESADDLRALEILVDGEGPGKYLLQIFLKESAGTHGDPSAGPFFYEIIQRKGDRGFGGGNFRALFESIERRQKVEEQS; translated from the coding sequence ATGGCCAACGTCGAGTCCCTTGGAATCAAACGGATCGAGGCACTTCATTATTACGTGCGAGACCTCGAGCGCAGCCGCAAGTTTTACGTTGAAAAACTAGATTTTCAGGAAATCGCGCATTCGAGCGCAGCGCTGGAACAGGCGGCTCGGCAGCGATCGGTCGTATTTCAGGCGGGCGAATGCATGATCGTGTGTTCGGCGCCGATGGGCGAAGGCGGGCGGGCGGCTCGGTATTTGCGCAAGCATCCGGATGGTGTGGGTACGTTGATTTTCGAGGTGGAGGACATCGAGCGAGCGTTTCGGCTTCTCGATGGGCGCGGCGGTACGCCAATTGACGCAATCGTGCGGGACAGGGACGCGAATGGAGAATTTGCGTCGTTTTCGATTACGACACCTTTCGGGGACACGACGTTTCGTTTCGTCGAACGCAAAGGATATCGCGCTCTTTTTCCAGGCGCCGAGCATTACGCGAGCCCGACGGGTGGGAAGAATCGCCTCGGTTTTACGCATTTCGATCACGTCACGTCGAACTTTCAGACGATGGCTCCCGCGCTGCTCTGGATGGAGCACGTGCTTGGTTTCGAGCGGTTTTGGGACATTCAGTTTCACACCGACGATGTTGCCAAAGGAGGCGATCATGGTTCGGGATTGCGTTCGGCGGTCATGTGGGATCCGCGCTCGGGCGTGAAGTTTGCCAACAACGAGCCCTATCGGCCTTATTTCAAGAGCTCGCAGATCAACATCTTCAATGAAGAGCATCGGGGCGATGGCGTGCAGCACGTGGCGCTCGCGGTGACGGACATCGTTTCGGCCGTGCGGGAGATGCGAAACCGCGGTGTTCAATTCATGCCGACGCCGGGCACGTATTACGATATGCTTCCGCAAAGGCTACGGTCGCTCGGTGTAGAGAAGATCGACGAATCTGCGGACGATTTGCGGGCGCTCGAGATCCTGGTCGACGGCGAAGGACCTGGGAAGTACCTTTTGCAGATATTCCTCAAGGAATCGGCGGGCACGCACGGGGATCCTTCGGCTGGGCCGTTTTTTTATGAAATCATCCAGCGCAAGGGTGATCGGGGATTCGGCGGCGGCAATTTCCGCGCGCTTTTCGAGAGCATCGAACGACGGCAGAAGGTGGAGGAGCAGTCGTGA
- a CDS encoding AAA family ATPase, with amino-acid sequence MIRGIDIERLRGIRTAHLTDLLPLTVLVGPSGSGKSTILDALLIATSGAPGDAIGRVIRRRAELPAGGPWLFERRHADARIELHGDAQSRRSCSLSWTPHPAEDLVRKLPEREQNRRPIQIDCDVDAHAGRFRSRTVISVSNQYVFDLQLRDDNSDRRQFQSEPGAWLCEPAAGATHEALDRVYSRALREGRLEGVVKLVRDVLDGVIDLRVETVEDDPVDRPILSLVFEHGTVPVAGAGSGVYALIRLALDLAQLPGGMALVEEPEIHQHPAGIHRTAKVLLAAMRRGVQVVVSTHSLDLIDSLVAEADANDLERLCVMRVVLDEGTLRCSRYPGPMVVTARESLGEDLR; translated from the coding sequence ATGATTCGCGGCATCGACATCGAGCGGCTTCGAGGTATCCGAACGGCTCACCTCACAGACCTCCTTCCGCTCACCGTGCTGGTCGGCCCAAGCGGCAGCGGCAAGAGCACAATCTTGGATGCGCTGCTCATCGCAACCAGCGGAGCACCAGGGGACGCGATTGGACGAGTCATCAGACGACGCGCCGAACTGCCTGCAGGCGGCCCGTGGCTGTTCGAGCGGCGTCATGCAGATGCGCGGATCGAGCTTCACGGAGACGCTCAGTCGAGGCGGTCCTGTAGTTTGAGCTGGACGCCTCATCCTGCGGAAGATCTTGTGCGCAAGCTGCCCGAACGCGAACAGAATCGGCGACCCATTCAAATCGACTGCGATGTCGATGCCCATGCAGGGCGTTTTCGGTCTCGGACCGTGATCAGTGTCAGCAATCAATACGTATTCGACCTCCAGCTTCGCGACGACAATTCTGATCGCCGGCAATTCCAGTCCGAGCCAGGTGCCTGGTTATGCGAACCGGCAGCCGGAGCCACCCATGAGGCACTCGATCGGGTGTACTCCAGGGCGTTGCGAGAGGGCCGGCTCGAGGGCGTTGTGAAGCTCGTCCGAGACGTCCTCGACGGCGTCATCGACCTCCGCGTGGAGACCGTGGAGGACGACCCCGTAGATCGCCCCATTTTGAGCCTCGTATTCGAACACGGCACGGTTCCAGTCGCCGGCGCAGGCTCCGGAGTCTATGCACTCATTCGGCTCGCACTCGATCTTGCTCAACTTCCTGGCGGCATGGCACTCGTCGAAGAACCCGAAATTCATCAGCACCCAGCCGGAATTCATCGCACCGCAAAGGTCTTGCTTGCAGCAATGCGGCGGGGAGTCCAAGTGGTTGTTTCCACGCATAGCTTGGACCTCATCGATTCTCTCGTTGCCGAAGCAGATGCGAATGACCTCGAAAGGTTGTGCGTGATGCGAGTCGTCCTCGATGAGGGCACATTGCGCTGCTCGCGTTATCCTGGCCCCATGGTGGTCACGGCGCGCGAATCGCTCGGCGAGGATCTGCGATGA
- a CDS encoding glycosyltransferase yields MNPPSPFGLALVIWSMSVFWTSMEAMRRTIWYGRAVRRGELAREIGPEKPSVLVVRPCAGHEPALERALASLAHARRTFDVRCRFAIESARDTAVPAARRAVEMLERAGIAAEIVFTQGGGPNRKVAQLAAVANGADVIIVADSDIDLADVDLDVLVAPIVDQNPAWVAWAPPVEYAKPRTWGDRASAAVLGASLHSFPILARLDPRGLVGKLFAIRKDALATIGGFESLAQYLGEDMEIARRIRNHGGNVVSVPLLARSLASGRSWRAIVSRFGRWLTVIRAQRSILLWSYPGLFFATWPIVFVSLGYSPLEPIPGLFAASLALTTRLLIAFFSTRIAKRPVRLGAVLRDAVLADVVLACAFAHALRTRTVTWRNHVLVVDRSGILRQSS; encoded by the coding sequence ATGAACCCGCCGTCTCCCTTCGGTCTCGCGCTCGTCATCTGGTCCATGTCCGTGTTTTGGACGTCCATGGAAGCGATGCGACGAACCATTTGGTATGGCCGGGCGGTACGTCGAGGCGAGCTGGCTCGAGAAATTGGCCCAGAAAAACCGTCCGTTTTGGTCGTGAGGCCCTGCGCCGGGCACGAGCCAGCGCTCGAACGCGCGCTCGCATCGCTCGCACATGCAAGGCGAACGTTCGACGTGCGCTGTCGTTTCGCCATCGAATCGGCTCGTGACACCGCCGTCCCCGCGGCTCGAAGGGCCGTGGAAATGCTCGAGCGAGCTGGCATTGCAGCAGAGATCGTATTCACCCAAGGAGGCGGGCCGAATCGCAAAGTCGCTCAACTTGCGGCCGTAGCGAACGGCGCAGATGTCATCATCGTGGCCGACAGCGATATCGATCTCGCGGACGTAGATCTCGATGTTCTCGTTGCCCCAATCGTCGACCAAAACCCGGCGTGGGTAGCATGGGCACCTCCGGTCGAATACGCAAAACCGCGCACATGGGGGGATCGAGCATCGGCCGCGGTGCTCGGCGCGTCGCTCCATTCGTTTCCGATCCTCGCGCGCCTCGACCCGCGCGGGCTCGTGGGAAAACTATTTGCCATTCGCAAAGACGCACTCGCCACGATAGGCGGATTCGAGTCGCTCGCTCAATACCTTGGCGAGGACATGGAAATCGCGCGGCGCATTCGCAATCATGGCGGAAATGTCGTATCGGTGCCGCTTTTGGCGCGTTCGCTTGCTTCGGGCAGGTCGTGGCGCGCCATCGTGTCTCGATTTGGTCGTTGGCTGACCGTGATTCGAGCGCAGCGATCGATTTTGCTCTGGAGTTATCCGGGGCTCTTTTTCGCGACGTGGCCCATTGTCTTCGTATCGTTGGGGTATTCTCCGCTCGAGCCGATTCCTGGGCTCTTCGCGGCATCGCTTGCGTTGACGACGCGGTTGCTCATTGCGTTTTTTTCCACGCGCATTGCCAAGCGTCCCGTGCGTCTCGGGGCCGTTTTGCGCGATGCCGTCTTGGCCGACGTGGTCCTCGCGTGCGCGTTTGCCCATGCATTACGCACGCGCACGGTCACGTGGCGCAATCACGTGCTCGTCGTGGACCGGTCGGGGATCTTGCGACAATCGTCCTGA
- a CDS encoding homogentisate 1,2-dioxygenase codes for MIERVACGDIPRKHHITLRDAAGKLRYEECITRSGFDGPYTIAYHERRPHEHRVASAEHAFVLPKAAGARPLAKRHYRSFALPPKSGPQIDGRQPLVFNDDIVVSMATPDGADPVYFTNADADELFYIFEGSGLLRTMLGDLRYEKDDYVFIPKGMFYRFVPDAVPQRWFCVEAFGGIHVPSKWRNEVGQLRMDAPFSHRDFRKPMFRGPMDEGIRQLVVKCENAFHGFTMAHSPLDVVGWDGTVYPFVFPILNFQPRAGLVHLPPDWHGTFAARGALICSFVPRVVDFHPEAIPCPYPHSAVDCDEIIFYCRGNFTSRRGVGPGSISHHPRGIPHGPHPGAYEASIGARETSELAVMIDTWKPLAATEAALGVEDAGYQDSFVEG; via the coding sequence GTGATCGAGCGCGTAGCGTGTGGGGACATTCCGCGTAAACATCATATTACGCTACGGGATGCGGCGGGCAAACTGCGCTACGAAGAATGCATCACGCGAAGCGGCTTCGACGGGCCGTATACGATTGCGTATCACGAGCGCCGGCCGCACGAGCACCGCGTCGCTTCTGCGGAGCATGCTTTTGTCTTGCCCAAAGCGGCGGGGGCTCGGCCGCTCGCCAAGCGCCATTATCGAAGTTTCGCCTTGCCCCCGAAAAGTGGCCCGCAAATCGATGGGCGGCAACCGCTCGTCTTCAATGACGACATCGTGGTGTCCATGGCGACGCCCGATGGCGCGGACCCGGTGTATTTCACGAACGCCGATGCGGACGAATTGTTTTACATCTTCGAAGGGTCGGGGCTATTGCGCACGATGCTCGGGGATTTGCGCTATGAAAAAGACGATTACGTCTTCATCCCGAAGGGCATGTTCTACCGGTTCGTCCCCGATGCCGTACCGCAACGATGGTTTTGCGTGGAAGCATTCGGCGGGATTCACGTGCCGTCGAAATGGCGCAATGAAGTCGGGCAGTTGCGCATGGATGCGCCGTTCAGCCACCGGGACTTCAGAAAGCCCATGTTTCGCGGGCCGATGGATGAAGGCATCAGGCAGCTCGTGGTGAAGTGCGAAAATGCGTTTCATGGTTTTACCATGGCGCATTCGCCGCTCGACGTGGTCGGCTGGGATGGAACGGTATATCCGTTCGTCTTCCCCATTTTGAATTTTCAGCCGCGCGCGGGCCTCGTGCATTTGCCGCCGGATTGGCACGGGACGTTTGCCGCTCGCGGGGCACTGATTTGCAGCTTCGTTCCGCGCGTTGTGGACTTTCATCCGGAAGCCATTCCTTGTCCGTACCCGCATTCGGCCGTCGATTGCGACGAAATCATCTTTTATTGTCGGGGCAATTTCACGTCGCGTAGAGGGGTTGGTCCGGGGAGCATTTCGCACCATCCGCGGGGCATTCCGCATGGGCCGCATCCGGGCGCGTACGAAGCGAGCATTGGGGCGCGCGAGACGAGCGAGCTGGCGGTGATGATCGATACGTGGAAACCGCTCGCTGCGACGGAAGCAGCGCTCGGCGTCGAAGATGCGGGGTATCAGGATAGTTTTGTGGAGGGCTAG